One Salvia splendens isolate huo1 chromosome 12, SspV2, whole genome shotgun sequence genomic window carries:
- the LOC121757130 gene encoding protein TIC 20-v, chloroplastic-like, whose amino-acid sequence MMAMTMSYLVVSPSTTTTTNTRALSSSFRKLTLANPPSPLLHTPTLPSRIPKPSKFAAQSKGNDSADAPDRLISAMVYFYPFFDGVQYGKYILTQFTPFQALIQPLVPAIRVFKSFPFNGFLVFLTLYFVVVRNQNFSRYVRFNTMQAIVLDVLLIFPDLLERTFNPRDGVGLDVLMSLDSTVFLFLLVSLIYGSSACLLGNLPRLPIVAEAADRQVL is encoded by the coding sequence atGATGGCCATGACCATGAGTTACCTTGTGGTCTCTCCCTCCACAACCACCACAACCAATACCAGAGCTCTTTCCTCTTCATTTCGGAAACTCACGCTTGCGAATCCTCCATCGCCACTCCTCCACACCCCCACTCTGCCCTCGCGAAtccccaaaccgtccaaattcGCCGCCCAATCCAAGGGCAACGACTCCGCCGACGCGCCGGACCGCCTCATATCCGCCATGGTCTACTTCTACCCCTTCTTCGACGGCGTCCAGTACGGCAAATACATCCTCACGCAGTTCACCCCCTTCCAGGCCCTAATCCAGCCGCTCGTCCCCGCGATTAGAGTATTCAAGAGCTTCCCCTTCAACGGATTCCTCGTCTTCCTCACGCTCTATTTCGTCGTGGTTAGGAACCAGAACTTCAGCAGGTACGTCAGGTTCAACACTATGCAGGCGATTGTCCTCGATGTGCTGCTGATTTTCCCTGACCTGCTGGAGCGGACGTTCAATCCGAGGGACGGCGTTGGATTGGATGTGTTGATGAGTTTGGATAGCACCGTGTTTTTGTTCCTGTTGGTTTCGTTGATCTACGGCTCCTCTGCTTGCTTGCTCGGAAACCTACCTAGATTGCCGATCGTTGCTGAGGCTGCTGACAGGCAGGTATTGTGA
- the LOC121757052 gene encoding transcription termination factor MTEF1, chloroplastic-like → MLPAATSCRTSMCISPNPEQQNILLRSAKPKTLLQKHPLYETTHSNISFQFKEKILCLEIMGVDSGRALAVNPALHTASLHAIHDIVTFLQSKGIHLKDLGRIFGMCPTVLTSDIKSDLVPVFNFLSHDLRVSDLNFRRVINKCPRLLISSVRDQLKPALFYLHRLGFTDLHALAYQDPILLVSSVENTLIPKLNYFVSLGFSKSDAVEMVLRCPALFTFSIENNFKPKLEYFTGEMKGELGELKEFPQYFAFSLENRIKPRHMEVVRCGVKVGLPMMLKATDEEFRELLMRK, encoded by the coding sequence ATGTTACCAGCGGCGACATCATGCCGGACCTCCATGTGCATCTCCCCCAATCCCGAACAACAAAACATCCTCCTACGAAGCGCCAAACCCAAAACCCTCCTCCAAAAACACCCCCTCTACGAGACCACCCACTCCAACATCTCCTTCCAATTCAAGGAGAAAATCCTCTGCCTCGAGATCATGGGCGTCGACTCCGGCCGCGCCCTCGCCGTCAACCCCGCCCTCCACACCGCCTCCCTCCACGCCATCCACGATATCGTCACCTTCCTCCAGTCCAAGGGCATCCACCTCAAGGACCTCGGCAGAATCTTCGGCATGTGCCCCACCGTCCTCACCTCCGACATCAAATCTGACCTCGTTCCCGTCTTCAATTTCCTCTCCCACGACCTCCGCGTCTCCGATCTCAATTTCAGGagagtcatcaataaatgccctaGGCTCCTAATCTCCAGCGTCAGGGATCAATTGAAGCCGGCTCTGTTTTACCTCCACCGGTTAGGGTTCACGGATCTGCATGCGCTGGCTTATCAGGATCCGATCCTGCTGGTGTCGAGCGTGGAGAACACGCTGATCCCCAAGCTGAATTACTTCGTGAGCTTGGGATTCTCGAAGAGCGACGCGGTGGAGATGGTTCTGAGATGTCCGGCGCTGTTCACCTTCAGCATTGAGAACAATTTCAAGCCGAAATTGGAGTATTTTACCGGGGAGATGAAGGGGGAATTGGGGGAATTGAAGGAGTTTCCGCAGTATTTTGCGTTTAGTTTGGAGAATAGGATTAAACCGCGGCATATGGAGGTTGTACGTTGTGGAGTGAAGGTTGGACTGCCGATGATGCTCAAAGCAACTGATGAAGAATTCAGGGAACTATTGATGAGGAAATGA